GCGGAACAGATGCAGTTGGCCGCAGGCACCGAGCTGCAGGCCATTGTCAAAACCGCCAGCCTGGCGGGGTGAGTCCCGTTCAGGCAGCCGCCAGACTCATCGCACAGACCTGATTGCGTCCGTTCTGTTTGGCCTGGTACATGCGTTGGTCGGCCAGTTGCAGCAGTTCTTCGCGACTGTTGGCCCGATCAAAACGCAGCTCGGCCAGACCGATGCTGGCGGTCAGTGGCTGGCCTTCCGGGCGCAAGCCAAGGCCTTGCTGGGTAACGCGATCGAGCGCCCGGCGTGCCTGGGTCATGTCGGTATCCGGCATGATCAGCAAAAACTCTTCGCCACCCCAACGCACCAGGCTGTCAGCGCTGCGCAGGCTTCGCAGCATGTGTTCCGCGCTGTCGCGCAGGGCGATATCACCGGCCTCGTGCCCCCAGGTATCATTCAGCGCCTTGAAGTTATCCAGGTCGATAAAGGCCAATGCCAGCGCGCTGTTATTGCGCTGGGCAGCATCCCATTTGAGTTTGAGGATTTCCTCACCACTGCCGCGCGAGAAAATGCCTGTCAGGGGATCACGAATGGCGGTTCTCACCAGCGCCAGCATGAAGGCCAGCTGGCTCATGCCGGCCAGTGCGCCGACCCCGCCAATCAGCATCAATAACCAGAAAGCACCGGCAAAGGAAGGCCAGTCAAGCACACTCCAGCTCAGGTAGCCGGCCAGTGCCTGGGCGCCCAGCACCAGCAGGATGACCACCAGGTTCTCGCTCAGGGTCAGCGGAAAGATGGCCATGCCCGCCATCAGCACGAAAGGCAGAAAGGCATAACCGGCCCCCACTGCTTCAGACATGCTGTGCAGTTCAAAACTACCCAGCAGAGTGTGCGAGCTGATATAGAAGACCGTGGGAATGGCGAACAGGATTGCCAGTGCCTTGTACGCCTGACGCAGTTCACCGGTAGGCTGGTAGCAGGTCAGCAGGAAGAAAAAAGTGGCGCTGACGAGCAAGCGCAGGACCAGGAGTTTCAGCCACAACTCCGGCGGGAACACCATGATATCGATCAGTGACCACAGTGGCGTCAGTACGGCAAACAACAGGGCAAACAGACGCACCCGGTTGACAATCAGGATGGCGCGGCGGCGGCTGAGCAACAGCATGTGCCGGCGTGGGCCGAGCAGGCTGGGCAGGTCGCCCCCTTGCAGGTCATCATCCAGCAAGTGACTGAAGCGTTTCCACAGAGTATTGGAGAGCATGTTGGTCTTCCCAGCTTGGCGCCTGGCCGGCTAGTGGCAATTTGGTATCTATCTATTGAACCACGCTTGCCATGCGTAAATATTGACTGACATCATGCTTCGGGTCAGCTTGCAGCAAAGTGTCGCAGCAGGCTAGGCAGCCGGGTTGCCTCTGCTTATACTCTGACGCCATGTCAGCCTCGCGTAATCGCCGCTCCTGGATCGCGCTGTTTCTGAGCTGGTGCCTGTTCCTCAATGTGTATGCCTGTTGCTTGAATCAGGCCGAGATGGTGGCACCCGGGCCGGATTCGGTAGCCGTCGCCTACTGTTCGCTCTCCGAGCGAGCCGCCCAA
This sequence is a window from Halopseudomonas salegens. Protein-coding genes within it:
- a CDS encoding GGDEF domain-containing protein; amino-acid sequence: MLSNTLWKRFSHLLDDDLQGGDLPSLLGPRRHMLLLSRRRAILIVNRVRLFALLFAVLTPLWSLIDIMVFPPELWLKLLVLRLLVSATFFFLLTCYQPTGELRQAYKALAILFAIPTVFYISSHTLLGSFELHSMSEAVGAGYAFLPFVLMAGMAIFPLTLSENLVVILLVLGAQALAGYLSWSVLDWPSFAGAFWLLMLIGGVGALAGMSQLAFMLALVRTAIRDPLTGIFSRGSGEEILKLKWDAAQRNNSALALAFIDLDNFKALNDTWGHEAGDIALRDSAEHMLRSLRSADSLVRWGGEEFLLIMPDTDMTQARRALDRVTQQGLGLRPEGQPLTASIGLAELRFDRANSREELLQLADQRMYQAKQNGRNQVCAMSLAAA